One part of the bacterium genome encodes these proteins:
- a CDS encoding DNA/RNA non-specific endonuclease codes for MRRSGNTLVFLCPFVLLAICAFSSPIEAQWQAEHLPFGVPESSETTGTLIVREGYVLFHNDERRLAAWVAYRLDPEDRRGIDYDDREAGVFQGDPALDPHHRAEDWFYGEADGYDRGHLAPAADMKKNLRTFHSSYYLSNIAPQMEELNRGEWVALENHVRSLLEGRGELWVLTGPAFEPGTPEKTIRGGLPIPTHFWKIIVDRKADGSLTAVSFVLPNSRVVPPWYDCATTIDEIERMTGWDFFPALPDNEEEELESQVTPADWNPHPVWRTPDPRWNATPTWPE; via the coding sequence ATGAGGAGAAGTGGCAATACTCTCGTCTTCCTTTGTCCGTTCGTTCTGCTGGCGATCTGTGCATTCTCCTCCCCCATCGAGGCGCAATGGCAGGCGGAACATCTGCCGTTTGGCGTGCCCGAGTCATCCGAGACGACCGGCACGCTGATCGTCCGCGAAGGCTACGTCCTCTTTCATAACGATGAACGACGACTCGCCGCCTGGGTGGCGTATCGGCTGGATCCAGAAGATCGGCGTGGAATCGACTACGACGATCGAGAGGCCGGTGTGTTCCAGGGCGACCCGGCGCTCGATCCCCATCATCGGGCGGAGGATTGGTTCTACGGCGAGGCGGACGGGTATGACCGCGGGCACCTGGCACCGGCGGCGGACATGAAGAAGAACCTGCGCACGTTTCACTCATCCTACTATCTGTCGAACATCGCTCCACAGATGGAGGAACTGAATCGTGGCGAATGGGTGGCGCTGGAAAATCATGTGCGCAGCCTTCTGGAGGGCCGCGGCGAGCTGTGGGTTCTGACCGGCCCGGCGTTTGAACCCGGCACACCTGAGAAGACAATCCGGGGTGGCTTGCCGATCCCGACGCATTTCTGGAAGATCATCGTCGATCGAAAGGCGGATGGTTCACTGACGGCGGTGAGCTTCGTGCTGCCCAACTCGCGTGTGGTTCCGCCGTGGTATGACTGCGCCACGACGATTGATGAAATTGAGCGAATGACGGGTTGGGATTTCTTTCCCGCGCTGCCGGACAATGAAGAGGAAGAACTGGAATCTCAGGTAACCCCAGCCGACTGGAATCCGCACCCCGTCTGGCGAACGCCCGATCCGAGATGGAATGCAACGCCGACCTGGCCGGAGTGA
- a CDS encoding alpha amylase C-terminal domain-containing protein translates to MGLSSRVRIAGGMIFAVLLASAGCRSEPSLEATPMPPPPSKPKPEVSRVDPPAVPTRDVPTNEEWSEKSIYFLMIDRFYNGDPSNDDWGGFEARPDDPRGWHGGDIAGIIDKLDYIQGMGFDAIWISPIYEQRKQGSYHGYWPWDFYDIDGHFGTWDDMARLREELDRRGMLLMVDVVANHTGDFVYEPTGYFERAAPPFDNPEWFHNQGQIANYDDQHSIEVGDIGGGLDDIDQSNPEAAAELCRNIAWLREKTQCDGFRLDTVRHVPKDFWKKYVDAAGVFCMGEVLHGSPSYVGDYQKYMPSVLDFPLYFTMIKVFAQQGSPKQLSQAFATDHAYVNPKLLGLFVDNHDMPRFLSSAGGGQEANWPKLELALTLVFTARGFPVMYYGTEQAFSGGHDPDNREDMVFNPDHPLYHYVARLNELRRENSALRKGTFYERLADYATYAYERRDGNNAAIVMFNNWHTPQELNVRTGLPDGTVLTDGLHGGQATVQDSHIVLTLPARTAAIFVVNTAD, encoded by the coding sequence ATGGGCTTGAGTTCGCGCGTGCGGATTGCCGGAGGGATGATCTTTGCGGTGTTGCTGGCGTCGGCGGGTTGCCGATCCGAGCCATCGCTGGAGGCAACGCCCATGCCTCCCCCACCGTCCAAACCGAAGCCCGAGGTCTCGCGCGTCGATCCGCCGGCGGTTCCGACTCGCGACGTTCCGACAAACGAGGAATGGTCGGAGAAGAGCATCTACTTTCTGATGATCGATCGCTTCTACAATGGCGATCCCTCGAACGATGACTGGGGCGGTTTCGAGGCGCGTCCCGACGATCCGCGCGGGTGGCATGGCGGCGATATCGCCGGGATTATCGATAAGCTCGATTACATCCAGGGCATGGGCTTCGACGCGATCTGGATCAGCCCGATCTATGAGCAGCGCAAGCAGGGATCCTATCACGGGTACTGGCCTTGGGATTTCTACGACATCGATGGCCACTTCGGCACGTGGGACGACATGGCGCGCCTGCGTGAGGAACTCGATCGCCGCGGTATGTTGCTGATGGTCGATGTGGTGGCAAATCACACGGGCGATTTTGTGTACGAGCCGACCGGGTACTTCGAGCGGGCTGCGCCGCCGTTCGACAATCCGGAGTGGTTCCACAACCAGGGCCAGATCGCGAACTACGACGATCAGCATTCGATCGAGGTCGGCGACATCGGCGGTGGCCTGGATGATATCGATCAGTCGAATCCGGAAGCCGCGGCCGAGTTGTGCCGCAACATTGCGTGGCTGCGCGAGAAGACGCAATGCGACGGGTTCCGGCTCGATACGGTGCGGCACGTGCCGAAGGATTTCTGGAAGAAGTACGTGGACGCCGCCGGCGTGTTCTGCATGGGCGAGGTACTTCACGGTTCGCCAAGCTATGTGGGCGACTACCAGAAGTACATGCCGAGCGTGCTGGACTTCCCGCTGTATTTCACGATGATCAAGGTGTTTGCCCAGCAGGGCTCACCAAAACAGCTTTCTCAGGCGTTCGCGACAGATCACGCGTATGTGAATCCGAAGCTGCTCGGGCTGTTTGTCGACAACCACGACATGCCACGTTTTCTGAGCAGTGCGGGCGGTGGCCAGGAAGCGAACTGGCCGAAGCTGGAACTGGCGCTGACACTGGTCTTCACGGCCCGCGGTTTCCCCGTAATGTACTACGGAACCGAACAAGCCTTCAGTGGCGGGCACGATCCGGACAATCGCGAGGACATGGTCTTCAATCCCGATCATCCGCTGTATCACTACGTTGCGCGCTTGAATGAGCTGCGTCGCGAGAACTCCGCGCTGCGCAAGGGAACGTTCTATGAGCGCCTGGCCGATTACGCCACGTATGCTTACGAACGGCGCGATGGAAACAACGCAGCCATCGTGATGTTCAACAACTGGCACACCCCGCAGGAGCTGAATGTCCGCACCGGTCTGCCAGACGGCACGGTGCTGACCGATGGGCTCCATGGCGGCCAGGCCACTGTCCAGGACAGCCACATCGTATTGACGCTGCCGGCAAGAACCGCGGCGATCTTCGTCGTGAATACCGCAGACTAA
- a CDS encoding PhoH family protein — protein MHGNGVVLPEQHENVVVLSQSEILDFCGVNDEKIRRLQSHLDARLVVRGNKLKIIGKPDDVKRTTHVIHEMLNVLRKGGRLTEEQFRGAMRYAADRARQGMPPGPEGPQTDEGEGAPREDTLSELYLDEIPVPLKRRRLTPLTANQRRYVRAIRGNDIVFGIGPAGTGKTYLAMAMAVTALVEGDVNRIILCRPAVEAGERLGFLPGDLAQKFDPFVRPLWDALYEMMDSEKIRSHIETGVIEIAPLAFMRGRTLNNAFVILDEGQNTSVEQMKMFLTRLGFDSKAVITGDITQVDLPHGQESGLVNSQRVLNSIAGIEFVQFTGRDVVRHPLIMKIIQAYEQAKAEERGRSRSPRVSKQQAG, from the coding sequence ATGCATGGAAACGGAGTCGTTTTGCCAGAACAGCACGAAAACGTCGTCGTCCTCAGCCAAAGTGAGATCCTCGATTTCTGCGGGGTGAACGACGAGAAAATCCGCCGGCTCCAGTCTCACCTGGATGCGCGTCTGGTTGTGCGCGGGAACAAGCTGAAGATCATCGGCAAGCCGGACGATGTGAAGCGCACCACCCATGTGATTCATGAAATGCTGAACGTCCTGCGTAAGGGCGGGCGCCTGACGGAGGAGCAGTTCCGGGGCGCGATGCGCTATGCGGCGGATCGTGCCCGCCAGGGCATGCCCCCCGGCCCCGAGGGGCCCCAGACTGACGAGGGCGAGGGCGCGCCACGGGAGGATACCTTGAGCGAATTGTACCTGGATGAGATTCCGGTGCCGCTGAAACGCCGCCGTCTGACACCGCTCACGGCCAACCAGCGCCGCTACGTGCGCGCGATCCGGGGCAACGACATCGTCTTCGGAATCGGGCCTGCGGGAACGGGCAAGACTTACCTCGCGATGGCAATGGCGGTGACCGCGCTTGTTGAAGGCGACGTGAACCGTATCATCTTGTGTCGACCGGCGGTCGAGGCCGGCGAACGCCTGGGATTCCTGCCCGGCGATCTGGCGCAGAAGTTCGACCCATTTGTGCGGCCGTTGTGGGATGCTCTGTACGAGATGATGGACTCGGAGAAGATCCGTTCCCACATCGAGACAGGCGTGATCGAAATCGCGCCGTTGGCATTCATGCGCGGGCGAACGTTGAACAATGCCTTTGTGATCCTGGACGAAGGCCAGAACACGTCGGTCGAGCAAATGAAGATGTTCCTGACGCGGTTGGGATTCGATTCGAAAGCGGTCATCACCGGCGACATCACGCAGGTGGACTTGCCCCACGGCCAGGAATCGGGCCTGGTGAACTCGCAGCGCGTGTTGAATAGCATCGCAGGGATTGAGTTTGTGCAGTTCACAGGGCGAGACGTGGTTCGCCATCCGCTGATCATGAAGATCATTCAGGCTTACGAACAGGCCAAGGCGGAAGAGCGGGGACGCAGTCGATCCCCACGCGTGTCAAAGCAGCAGGCGGGGTAA